The Astyanax mexicanus isolate ESR-SI-001 chromosome 7, AstMex3_surface, whole genome shotgun sequence genome has a window encoding:
- the dna2 gene encoding DNA replication ATP-dependent helicase/nuclease DNA2 isoform X1, translating to MSALVVKSRCKKSSVSSGLQSNISTFFASKLAPKSPQKGTALCSATSVDSDVVKKSFTKECTNIPLSPLAIPETPDRLTKTQCPTRTSTEGPISPVSRSHFSRGFNCKTNLMASRSMQPQDKNSPKSGDTFEAQSGFSHFGSVKRLLHESENLQKAKRPRTRPPQKDSDKYLDSTGDDLNKVLQEIRDSTDIKRDTSKLQKGNLTSVKKTTDKMLLQKNMPGTSLSETSTGKLMPQKLTGSISKLSKGSHHHKSTSSEDEKENAHPSITQPKADMVELSRDNQSDLVVSYSSWMCNDIGGKHESVFSCPVSEKKPFQGHSENHVTSSAISEKNIPTSEDQFSILDDSWFDDGMEEEPKQQKSKLEKKIPENVVLAAGLHNRYWVLDVQETTGSKGYSEKHLTITFSKSREPTETCILKDGWESTPVAVGDIIHLEGESFSNTWVIGRDSGFLVLLPDLLISGTSIASSIRCMRRAVLGEMFKSFDGGSKQMLNGTIVHDVFQKAAMSMDFSSAKLAKLASEALLSLNYLGQMYSLKLTQADMKQEVEEYLPALSEWAKAYLHTSQHAGKKQLSLKLPSDGQLSRQDSSCSITVTDFVDIEENIWSPRFGLKGKIDVTAGVRIHRKGRKHMDKVVPLELKTGKESNSIEHRSQVILYTLMSSERRVDAEAGFLVYLKTGNLHPIVGNHMDRRELIKLRNLLAHHVGKSIVKENGKSQMAPLPAVVSDQQTCKYCPQRRNCAVYNRAVERVPGECSPEDPQAFLQLESEHLSQVHLQYFNHWLLLCSLEAHTMESKGGRRNIWLQSAQEREKNGGCVGNMVLRDNVTAISDGVYAHYFERRPGEQTLISLAVGDRIAVSDQNCRFIGIATGYIRGITSTGVTCSLDKNLSKFPSDMVFRLDQDEGAGGLSTHLGNLSTLMENTPTSEKLRQLIVEFKPPLFIESLSSVLPREAKDTVANILKGLNKPQKQAMKKVLLSKDYTLIVGMPGTGKTTTICTLVRILHACGFSVLLTSYTHSAVDNILLKLKKFKIGFLRLGRAQKVHPDILPFTEEHSRARGIHTLEQLENLYNKELIVATTCMGVKHPIFSRRRFDFCIVDEASQISQPVCLGPLFYAQRFVLVGDHQQLPPIVQNAEARALGMDESLFKRLEHQKEAVVQLNVQYRMNSVIMSLSNALMYEGKLECGSERTASAVLQLPYRESTVRELEMYVCQPQYTTWVQAALEPQKPVCFLDTSEVPAMETVEKGGVSNQTEAVLVHSLISLLLKAGCKAGDIGVIAPYRQQLKAISNLLEGAAFTAVEVNTVDKYQGRDKSVIIVSFVRSNPEGNLGELLKDWRRLNVAITRAKHKLLMLGSAPTLRLYAPLQKLLTHMQQQENMISFYNCYKISAVGG from the exons ATGTCTGCGCTGGTGGTGAAGAGCAGGTGTAAGAAAAGTTCG GTGAGCAGCGGACTACAGtccaacatttctacatttttcgcctcaaag TTGGCCCCAAAATCCCCCCAAAAAGGAACAGCATTATGTTCAGCTACAAGTGTAGATTCTGATGTGGTGAAGAAGTCATTTACCAAGGAGTGCACAAATATCCCACTGTCCCCTCTCGCAATTCCAGAGACGCCTGACCGTTTGACAAAAACGCAGTGCCCAACAAGAACATCTACTGAAGGTCCTATCTCCCCTGTCTCTCGAAGCCACTTCTCCAGAGGCTTCAACTGCAAGACCAACCTCATGGCCAGCAGGTCAATGCAGCCCCAGGACAAGAATAGCCCAAAATCAGGTGACACTTTTGAAGCTCAGAGTGGGTTTAGTCATTTTGGCTCTGTGAAAAGATTACTGCATGAATCAGAGAATCTCCAGAAAGCCAAACGCCCTAGAACCAGGCCACCTCAGAAAGATTCTGATAAATACCTCGACTCAACTGGAGATGACCTAAACAAAGTCCTTCAGGAAATCCGAGACTCTACGGATATAAAAAGGGACACTTCAAAATTGCAAAAGGGCAACTTAACGAGTGTTAAGAAAACAACTGACAAGATGCTTTTGCAGAAGAACATGCCTGGTACAAGTTTATCTGAGACAAGTACTGGGAAGTTGATGCCACAGAAGCTGACGGGGTCCATTTCAAAACTGTCGAAGGGAAGTCATCATCATAAAAGTACCTCCAGTGAAGATGAGAAGGAGAATGCACATCCTTCCATCACACAGCCAAAGGCAGACATGGTTGAACTATCAAGAGATAATCAGAGTGATCTTGTGGTGTCTTACAGTTCATGGATGTGTAATGACATCGGTGGAAAGCATGAGAGTGTTTTCAGTTGTCCAGTCAGTGAGAAGAAACCATTCCAGGGACATTCTGAGAATCATGTGACTAGCAGTGCCATCAGTGAAAAGAACATCCCAACCTCTGAGGATCAATTTAGTATTTTGGATGACAGCTGGTTTGATGATGGGATGGAGGAAGAGCCAAAACAACAGAAGTCCAAACTTGA AAAAAAGATTCCAGAGAATGTTGTACTAGCTGCTGGACTCCATAACCGGTACTGGGTCCTAGATGTGCAAGAAACTACTGGGTCTAAAGGCTACAGTGAGAAACATTTGACCATCACCTTTTCAAAGTCTAGAGAGCCCACTGAGACCTGCATTCTGAAGGATGGCTG GGAATCCACCCCAGTTGCTGTGGGGGACATAATTCACCTGGAAGGGGAGAGCTTTTCTAACACATGGGTAATTGGCAGAGACTCTGGTTTCCTGGTGCTGCTGCCTGACCTGCTTATCTCTGGGACCAGCATTGCTAGCAGCATCCGCTGCATGAGACGAGCTGTACTGGGAGAGATGTTTAAG TCTTTTGATGGTGGAAGCAAGCAGATgctcaatgggaccatagttcaTGATGTCTTTCAAAAAGCTGCTATGTCCATGGACTTCTCATCTGCAAAGTTGGCAAAACTTGCCAGTGAAGCACTACTCAGCCTTAACTACCTCGGACAAAT GTACAGTTTAAAGCTGACTCAAGCAGACATGAAGCAGGAGGTAGAGGAATATCTGCCTGCTTTGtctgaatgggcaaaagcctacCTTCATACATCCCAGCACGCAGGGAAGAAACAGCTATCTCTTAAACT TCCCAGTGATGGACAACTCAGCCGGCAGGACTCGTCCTGCAGCATCACAGTCACTGACTTTGTGGACATAGAGGAGAACATCTGGTCTCCACGGTTTGGTCTGAAAGGGAAGATTGACGTGACTGCTGGAGTGAGAATCCATCGGAAAGGCAGGAAACACATGGACAAGGTTGTGCCTCTGGAGCTGAAAACTGGCAAGGAGTCCAATTCTATTGAACATCGCAGCCAG GTTATCCTGTATACTCTCATGAGCTCTGAGAGACGAGTAGATGCTGAGGCAGGGTTTCTTGTCTACCTGAAGACTGGCAATCTGCACCCAATAGTGGGCAACCACATGGATAGAAGAG AGCTCATCAAACTGAGGAACTTGTTAGCTCATCATGTTGGGAAAAGTATTGtcaaagaaaatggaaaaagcCAAATGGCACCATTACCTGCCGTCGTTTCTGACCAGCAGACTTGCAAGTACTGCCCCCAGAGAAGAAACTGTGCCGTGTATAACAG agCTGTGGAGAGAGTCCCAGGTGAGTGTTCTCCTGAAGACCCTCAGGCATTCCTGCAGTTGGAAAGTGAACACCTGAGCCAGGTCCACTTGCAATACTTCAACCACTGGCTGCTGCTCTGCAGCCTGGAAGCCCACACTATGGAGAGCAAGGGAGGGAGGCGCAACATCTGGCTGCAGTCCGCTCAGGAGAG GGAGAAGAATGGCGGCTGCGTGGGGAACATGGTGCTGAGAGACAATGTGACTGCTATCTCTGATGGTGTGTATGCGCACTACTTTGAGCGCAGGCCTGGAGAGCAGACACTCATCAGTCTTGCGGTGGGAGACAGGATTGCAGTTAGTGATCAGAACTGCAGGTTCATCGGTATAGCCACCGGATACATCAGGGGAATAACCAGTACAGGAGTGACCTGCTCTCTGGATAA AAATCTCTCCAAATTCCCCTCGGATATGGTGTTCCGCCTGGACCAGGATGAGGGAGCAGGAGGGTTGAGCACTCATCTGGGAAACCTCTCCACGCTTATGGAGAACACTCCAACAAG TGAAAAACTGAGGCAGCTGATCGTGGAGTTCAAACCACCCCTGTTCATCGAGAGCCTCAGCAGTGTTCTGCCTCGAGAGGCCAAGGACACTGTAGCCAACATTCTGAAAG GGCTCAACAAGCCTCAGAAGCAAGCCATGAAAAAGGTGTTGCTCTCCAAAGACTACACACTAATTGTAGGAATGCCTGGTACCGGAAAAACAACAACCATTTGTACCCTG GTTCGTATACTGCATGCCTGTGGTTTCAGTGTGCTGCTGACCAGTTACACACACTCTGCAGTGGACAACATCCTGCTGAAGCTGAAGAAGTTTAAAATTGGCTTCCTGCGCCTGGGCAGAGCTCAGAAAGTGCACCCGGACATCCTGCCCTTTACTGAGGAGCACAGTCGAGCTCGAGGCATCCACACACTCGAGCAGCTGGAGAATCTCTATAATAAAGAG CTGATTGTGGCCACTACATGTATGGGAGTAAAACATCCCATCTTCAGCAGACGACGCTTCGATTTCTGCATTGTGGACGAGGCGTCTCAGATCAGCCAGCCTGTTTGTCTGGGACCTCTTTTCTACGCTCAGCGCTTTGTTCTTGTGGGAGATCACCAACAGCTGCCTCCCATTGTCCAGAATGCGGAAGCCAG GGCTCTGGGCATGGATGAGAGCTTGTTCAAGCGTCTAGAACACCAAAAGGAGGCTGTGGTTCAGCTGAATGTCCAGTACAGGATGAACAG TGTGATCATGTCCCTGAGCAATGCCCTTATGTATGAGGGCAAGCTGGAGTGTGGCTCAGAGCGAACAGCCTCTGCAGTGCTGCAGCTGCCCTACAGGGAATCGACAGTGAGGGAACTGGAGATGTATGTGTGTCAGCCTCAATACACCACCTGGGTCCAGGCTGCTCTGGAGCCACAAAAGCCGGTCTGCTTTCTGGATACTTCCGAG GTTCCTGCCATGGAGACGGTGGAGAAAGGTGGAGTCAGTAATCAGACCGAGGCTGTCTTGGTGCATTCTCTCATCAGTCTGCTGCTTAAG GCAGGCTGCAAGGCGGGTGACATTGGTGTTATCGCTCCGTACCGGCAGCAGCTGAAGGCTATCTCTAATCTGCTGGAGGGTGCAGCGTTCACAGCTGTGGAGGTGAACACTGTTGACAAGTATCAGGGGAGAGACAAGAGCGTCATTATCGTGTCTTTTGTCAGGAGCAACCCTGAGGGCAAT CTGGGGGAGCTGCTGAAGGACTGGCGCAGGCTGAACGTGGCCATCACCAGAGCCAAACACAAGCTGCTGATGCTGGGCTCAGCCCCCACTCTGCGCCTCTATGCACCCCTGCAGAAGCTCCTCACACACATGCAGCAGCAGGAGAACATGATATCCTTTTACAACTGTTACAAAATTTCAGCTGTTGGAGGATAG
- the dna2 gene encoding DNA replication ATP-dependent helicase/nuclease DNA2 isoform X2 codes for MASRSMQPQDKNSPKSGDTFEAQSGFSHFGSVKRLLHESENLQKAKRPRTRPPQKDSDKYLDSTGDDLNKVLQEIRDSTDIKRDTSKLQKGNLTSVKKTTDKMLLQKNMPGTSLSETSTGKLMPQKLTGSISKLSKGSHHHKSTSSEDEKENAHPSITQPKADMVELSRDNQSDLVVSYSSWMCNDIGGKHESVFSCPVSEKKPFQGHSENHVTSSAISEKNIPTSEDQFSILDDSWFDDGMEEEPKQQKSKLEKKIPENVVLAAGLHNRYWVLDVQETTGSKGYSEKHLTITFSKSREPTETCILKDGWESTPVAVGDIIHLEGESFSNTWVIGRDSGFLVLLPDLLISGTSIASSIRCMRRAVLGEMFKSFDGGSKQMLNGTIVHDVFQKAAMSMDFSSAKLAKLASEALLSLNYLGQMYSLKLTQADMKQEVEEYLPALSEWAKAYLHTSQHAGKKQLSLKLPSDGQLSRQDSSCSITVTDFVDIEENIWSPRFGLKGKIDVTAGVRIHRKGRKHMDKVVPLELKTGKESNSIEHRSQVILYTLMSSERRVDAEAGFLVYLKTGNLHPIVGNHMDRRELIKLRNLLAHHVGKSIVKENGKSQMAPLPAVVSDQQTCKYCPQRRNCAVYNRAVERVPGECSPEDPQAFLQLESEHLSQVHLQYFNHWLLLCSLEAHTMESKGGRRNIWLQSAQEREKNGGCVGNMVLRDNVTAISDGVYAHYFERRPGEQTLISLAVGDRIAVSDQNCRFIGIATGYIRGITSTGVTCSLDKNLSKFPSDMVFRLDQDEGAGGLSTHLGNLSTLMENTPTSEKLRQLIVEFKPPLFIESLSSVLPREAKDTVANILKGLNKPQKQAMKKVLLSKDYTLIVGMPGTGKTTTICTLVRILHACGFSVLLTSYTHSAVDNILLKLKKFKIGFLRLGRAQKVHPDILPFTEEHSRARGIHTLEQLENLYNKELIVATTCMGVKHPIFSRRRFDFCIVDEASQISQPVCLGPLFYAQRFVLVGDHQQLPPIVQNAEARALGMDESLFKRLEHQKEAVVQLNVQYRMNSVIMSLSNALMYEGKLECGSERTASAVLQLPYRESTVRELEMYVCQPQYTTWVQAALEPQKPVCFLDTSEVPAMETVEKGGVSNQTEAVLVHSLISLLLKAGCKAGDIGVIAPYRQQLKAISNLLEGAAFTAVEVNTVDKYQGRDKSVIIVSFVRSNPEGNLGELLKDWRRLNVAITRAKHKLLMLGSAPTLRLYAPLQKLLTHMQQQENMISFYNCYKISAVGG; via the exons ATGGCCAGCAGGTCAATGCAGCCCCAGGACAAGAATAGCCCAAAATCAGGTGACACTTTTGAAGCTCAGAGTGGGTTTAGTCATTTTGGCTCTGTGAAAAGATTACTGCATGAATCAGAGAATCTCCAGAAAGCCAAACGCCCTAGAACCAGGCCACCTCAGAAAGATTCTGATAAATACCTCGACTCAACTGGAGATGACCTAAACAAAGTCCTTCAGGAAATCCGAGACTCTACGGATATAAAAAGGGACACTTCAAAATTGCAAAAGGGCAACTTAACGAGTGTTAAGAAAACAACTGACAAGATGCTTTTGCAGAAGAACATGCCTGGTACAAGTTTATCTGAGACAAGTACTGGGAAGTTGATGCCACAGAAGCTGACGGGGTCCATTTCAAAACTGTCGAAGGGAAGTCATCATCATAAAAGTACCTCCAGTGAAGATGAGAAGGAGAATGCACATCCTTCCATCACACAGCCAAAGGCAGACATGGTTGAACTATCAAGAGATAATCAGAGTGATCTTGTGGTGTCTTACAGTTCATGGATGTGTAATGACATCGGTGGAAAGCATGAGAGTGTTTTCAGTTGTCCAGTCAGTGAGAAGAAACCATTCCAGGGACATTCTGAGAATCATGTGACTAGCAGTGCCATCAGTGAAAAGAACATCCCAACCTCTGAGGATCAATTTAGTATTTTGGATGACAGCTGGTTTGATGATGGGATGGAGGAAGAGCCAAAACAACAGAAGTCCAAACTTGA AAAAAAGATTCCAGAGAATGTTGTACTAGCTGCTGGACTCCATAACCGGTACTGGGTCCTAGATGTGCAAGAAACTACTGGGTCTAAAGGCTACAGTGAGAAACATTTGACCATCACCTTTTCAAAGTCTAGAGAGCCCACTGAGACCTGCATTCTGAAGGATGGCTG GGAATCCACCCCAGTTGCTGTGGGGGACATAATTCACCTGGAAGGGGAGAGCTTTTCTAACACATGGGTAATTGGCAGAGACTCTGGTTTCCTGGTGCTGCTGCCTGACCTGCTTATCTCTGGGACCAGCATTGCTAGCAGCATCCGCTGCATGAGACGAGCTGTACTGGGAGAGATGTTTAAG TCTTTTGATGGTGGAAGCAAGCAGATgctcaatgggaccatagttcaTGATGTCTTTCAAAAAGCTGCTATGTCCATGGACTTCTCATCTGCAAAGTTGGCAAAACTTGCCAGTGAAGCACTACTCAGCCTTAACTACCTCGGACAAAT GTACAGTTTAAAGCTGACTCAAGCAGACATGAAGCAGGAGGTAGAGGAATATCTGCCTGCTTTGtctgaatgggcaaaagcctacCTTCATACATCCCAGCACGCAGGGAAGAAACAGCTATCTCTTAAACT TCCCAGTGATGGACAACTCAGCCGGCAGGACTCGTCCTGCAGCATCACAGTCACTGACTTTGTGGACATAGAGGAGAACATCTGGTCTCCACGGTTTGGTCTGAAAGGGAAGATTGACGTGACTGCTGGAGTGAGAATCCATCGGAAAGGCAGGAAACACATGGACAAGGTTGTGCCTCTGGAGCTGAAAACTGGCAAGGAGTCCAATTCTATTGAACATCGCAGCCAG GTTATCCTGTATACTCTCATGAGCTCTGAGAGACGAGTAGATGCTGAGGCAGGGTTTCTTGTCTACCTGAAGACTGGCAATCTGCACCCAATAGTGGGCAACCACATGGATAGAAGAG AGCTCATCAAACTGAGGAACTTGTTAGCTCATCATGTTGGGAAAAGTATTGtcaaagaaaatggaaaaagcCAAATGGCACCATTACCTGCCGTCGTTTCTGACCAGCAGACTTGCAAGTACTGCCCCCAGAGAAGAAACTGTGCCGTGTATAACAG agCTGTGGAGAGAGTCCCAGGTGAGTGTTCTCCTGAAGACCCTCAGGCATTCCTGCAGTTGGAAAGTGAACACCTGAGCCAGGTCCACTTGCAATACTTCAACCACTGGCTGCTGCTCTGCAGCCTGGAAGCCCACACTATGGAGAGCAAGGGAGGGAGGCGCAACATCTGGCTGCAGTCCGCTCAGGAGAG GGAGAAGAATGGCGGCTGCGTGGGGAACATGGTGCTGAGAGACAATGTGACTGCTATCTCTGATGGTGTGTATGCGCACTACTTTGAGCGCAGGCCTGGAGAGCAGACACTCATCAGTCTTGCGGTGGGAGACAGGATTGCAGTTAGTGATCAGAACTGCAGGTTCATCGGTATAGCCACCGGATACATCAGGGGAATAACCAGTACAGGAGTGACCTGCTCTCTGGATAA AAATCTCTCCAAATTCCCCTCGGATATGGTGTTCCGCCTGGACCAGGATGAGGGAGCAGGAGGGTTGAGCACTCATCTGGGAAACCTCTCCACGCTTATGGAGAACACTCCAACAAG TGAAAAACTGAGGCAGCTGATCGTGGAGTTCAAACCACCCCTGTTCATCGAGAGCCTCAGCAGTGTTCTGCCTCGAGAGGCCAAGGACACTGTAGCCAACATTCTGAAAG GGCTCAACAAGCCTCAGAAGCAAGCCATGAAAAAGGTGTTGCTCTCCAAAGACTACACACTAATTGTAGGAATGCCTGGTACCGGAAAAACAACAACCATTTGTACCCTG GTTCGTATACTGCATGCCTGTGGTTTCAGTGTGCTGCTGACCAGTTACACACACTCTGCAGTGGACAACATCCTGCTGAAGCTGAAGAAGTTTAAAATTGGCTTCCTGCGCCTGGGCAGAGCTCAGAAAGTGCACCCGGACATCCTGCCCTTTACTGAGGAGCACAGTCGAGCTCGAGGCATCCACACACTCGAGCAGCTGGAGAATCTCTATAATAAAGAG CTGATTGTGGCCACTACATGTATGGGAGTAAAACATCCCATCTTCAGCAGACGACGCTTCGATTTCTGCATTGTGGACGAGGCGTCTCAGATCAGCCAGCCTGTTTGTCTGGGACCTCTTTTCTACGCTCAGCGCTTTGTTCTTGTGGGAGATCACCAACAGCTGCCTCCCATTGTCCAGAATGCGGAAGCCAG GGCTCTGGGCATGGATGAGAGCTTGTTCAAGCGTCTAGAACACCAAAAGGAGGCTGTGGTTCAGCTGAATGTCCAGTACAGGATGAACAG TGTGATCATGTCCCTGAGCAATGCCCTTATGTATGAGGGCAAGCTGGAGTGTGGCTCAGAGCGAACAGCCTCTGCAGTGCTGCAGCTGCCCTACAGGGAATCGACAGTGAGGGAACTGGAGATGTATGTGTGTCAGCCTCAATACACCACCTGGGTCCAGGCTGCTCTGGAGCCACAAAAGCCGGTCTGCTTTCTGGATACTTCCGAG GTTCCTGCCATGGAGACGGTGGAGAAAGGTGGAGTCAGTAATCAGACCGAGGCTGTCTTGGTGCATTCTCTCATCAGTCTGCTGCTTAAG GCAGGCTGCAAGGCGGGTGACATTGGTGTTATCGCTCCGTACCGGCAGCAGCTGAAGGCTATCTCTAATCTGCTGGAGGGTGCAGCGTTCACAGCTGTGGAGGTGAACACTGTTGACAAGTATCAGGGGAGAGACAAGAGCGTCATTATCGTGTCTTTTGTCAGGAGCAACCCTGAGGGCAAT CTGGGGGAGCTGCTGAAGGACTGGCGCAGGCTGAACGTGGCCATCACCAGAGCCAAACACAAGCTGCTGATGCTGGGCTCAGCCCCCACTCTGCGCCTCTATGCACCCCTGCAGAAGCTCCTCACACACATGCAGCAGCAGGAGAACATGATATCCTTTTACAACTGTTACAAAATTTCAGCTGTTGGAGGATAG